Proteins from one Acropora muricata isolate sample 2 chromosome 9, ASM3666990v1, whole genome shotgun sequence genomic window:
- the LOC136929761 gene encoding uncharacterized protein isoform X1, translating to MANLHFTTLLLLCHTLLRVNGQSNSSIIPSSTTVTPTSSSTPSLKTSPPAKGAQVNITIYVKVLSCSGASYENVSSSQYRDLERNLKGNLTDFYTRNNGVNHVLTITLQTTQCMGNYVKVVIKITFKPGIRFNIEEDIKTEVSDNLLKNLTVNGTLVEVAFIGVEITFNIKDGECQRVCCDAAGGHVKMVSSCESQTASNSSCEGFKSEEKEEKGHCPGEAEDLCSSACDNIAGDRAGSVHGTSLAILGLLAIATLFKFSVC from the exons ATGGCAAACTTGCATTTTACTACGCTATTATTGTTATGTCATACCCTTCTCCGCGTTAACG GGCAATCAAATTCAAGCATTATTCCGAGCAGTACCACAGTGACACCAACTTCCTCCAGTACTCCATCACTGAAAACGTCACCACCAGCTAAAG GTGCACAGGTGAACATAACAATTTATGTTAAGGTACTGTCCTGCAGTGGCGCCTCATATGAAAACGTGTCATCATCACAGTACAGAGACCTGGAGAGGAACCTTAAAGGCAAC CTCACAGATTTCTACACACGAAATAATGGCGTGAATCATGTGTTGACCATTACTTTGCAAACTACACAATGCATGGGAAACTACGTCAAAGTGGTGATTAAGATCACCTTTAAACCGGGAATTAGATTCAACATTGAAGAGGATATTAAGACCGAAGTCAGCGATAACCTTTTGAAAAACCTGACAGTCAACGGCACCCTTGTTGAGGTCGCCTTTATCG GAGTTGAAATAACGTTCAATATCAAAGACGGTGAATGCCAGCGAGTGTGTTGCGACGCGGCAGGCGGACACGTTAAAATGGTCTCATCATGTGAATCTCAGACCGCCAGTAATAGCAGCTGCGAAGGATTCAAATCAgaggaaaaagaagagaaaggtCACTGCCCGGGCGAAGCAGAGGACCTTTGCTCGAGTGCTTGTGATAACATAGCAGGGGACCGAG cagGTTCAGTTCATGGAACAAGTTTGGCTATTCTTGGTTTACTAGCAATTGCAACTTTATTCAA GTTTAGTGTTTGCTAA
- the LOC136929761 gene encoding uncharacterized protein isoform X2, translating to MANLHFTTLLLLCHTLLRVNGQSNSSIIPSSTTVTPTSSSTPSLKTSPPAKGAQVNITIYVKVLSCSGASYENVSSSQYRDLERNLKGNLTDFYTRNNGVNHVLTITLQTTQCMGNYVKVVIKITFKPGIRFNIEEDIKTEVSDNLLKNLTVNGTLVEVAFIGVEITFNIKDGECQRVCCDAAGGHVKMVSSCESQTASNSSCEGFKSEEKEEKGHCPGEAEDLCSSACDNIAGDRGSVHGTSLAILGLLAIATLFKFSVC from the exons ATGGCAAACTTGCATTTTACTACGCTATTATTGTTATGTCATACCCTTCTCCGCGTTAACG GGCAATCAAATTCAAGCATTATTCCGAGCAGTACCACAGTGACACCAACTTCCTCCAGTACTCCATCACTGAAAACGTCACCACCAGCTAAAG GTGCACAGGTGAACATAACAATTTATGTTAAGGTACTGTCCTGCAGTGGCGCCTCATATGAAAACGTGTCATCATCACAGTACAGAGACCTGGAGAGGAACCTTAAAGGCAAC CTCACAGATTTCTACACACGAAATAATGGCGTGAATCATGTGTTGACCATTACTTTGCAAACTACACAATGCATGGGAAACTACGTCAAAGTGGTGATTAAGATCACCTTTAAACCGGGAATTAGATTCAACATTGAAGAGGATATTAAGACCGAAGTCAGCGATAACCTTTTGAAAAACCTGACAGTCAACGGCACCCTTGTTGAGGTCGCCTTTATCG GAGTTGAAATAACGTTCAATATCAAAGACGGTGAATGCCAGCGAGTGTGTTGCGACGCGGCAGGCGGACACGTTAAAATGGTCTCATCATGTGAATCTCAGACCGCCAGTAATAGCAGCTGCGAAGGATTCAAATCAgaggaaaaagaagagaaaggtCACTGCCCGGGCGAAGCAGAGGACCTTTGCTCGAGTGCTTGTGATAACATAGCAGGGGACCGAG GTTCAGTTCATGGAACAAGTTTGGCTATTCTTGGTTTACTAGCAATTGCAACTTTATTCAA GTTTAGTGTTTGCTAA